In one window of Oryzias melastigma strain HK-1 linkage group LG5, ASM292280v2, whole genome shotgun sequence DNA:
- the LOC112145517 gene encoding protein Wiz, protein MESQEALPVKPASAPSGPVVCEVCGLFFETRRGLSSHARLHLRQLGVTMSESSGAPIELLYQLIQERDGSLSAFKADSSGAGSVPPKKKARREAKASSVPEDTSSASKAGAKSLTAPQKADHQGPPGRLKEPAEPLSPLRSAEGSSSSFSDHQPITKPLWAPLETDAPITLTSDTSHEAHVCQLCGCWYETRRGLSSHARAHLRQIGIPDSAIKGSPIEFLYKMMEEDPKHLSTELQQEGASSPKRPAHLSSPPTAPASKRPKTSADFTCVLCGEQFENRKGLGSHARSHLRHIGVSDLVGKSSAIDTVEELVSSGMIEVMRPLKTTAASSSPTAPPAAPPSPMLPASSPPPGQAKATFLSSGPSQSPRKSSQLPRHPSSRAPKAKKGFRLAVDPLLRKPKPEPVEVEVSAEAKTSSSEGSSSAPDLPAAPASAAPLDSDLQSPPTVLCDFCGQLFETRKALSCHVRAHLRQLGLTWSIRTSPIDLLKEVMLHGEDRKSKRPWTPQASKKPRRSLSAEDGASTSCTSPVDYSMKDKSPSGKAAVPRMDTSCELCGFDFENRKALASHARAHLRQLGIFEWRADGATSPIELLSEIIQKDPARVTEITKRYRFGDLYIKKAQRAQRSASPSACPDSGAAAGGSRRTLVQQELKASRKDHSSMSVHTPKGVHPLKHGVSSGQDNRSSQRPPRSGSIPALLPKPPLTPLVKLVGKMYSLKCRFCEEVFHGPLSVQEQWISHLQKHILSLGYKSTEAPPPTPVTPPTLVHPVAV, encoded by the exons ATGGAGTCACAAG AAGCGCTGCCCGTTAAACCTGCATCAGCTCCGTCGGGGCCGGTGGTCTGTGAGGTCTGTGGACTGTTCTTTGAGACTCGACGAGGGCTCTCCAGCCACGCTCGCCTCCATTTACGCCAGCTGGGCGTGACCATGTCTGAGAGCAGCGGCGCTCCTATAGAGCTGCTCTACCAGCTCATCCAGGAGAGAGACGGCTCCCTGTCGGCCTTCAAAGCAGACTCCTCTGGAGCTGGATCAGTGCCTCCCAAGAAGAAAGCCCGGCGGGAAGCCAAGGCGTCCTCTGTGCCGGAAGATACCAGTTCAGCCTCCAAGGCAGGAGCCAAAAGCCTGACCGCCCCTCAGAAGGCTGACCATCAGGGACCTCCAGGCAGGCTGAAGGAGCCAGCTGAGCCTCTGTCTCCTCTGAGGTCGGCTGAAGGCAGCAGCTCCTCTTTTTCAGACCATCAACCCATCACCAAGCCTCTGTGGGCGCCGCTGGAGACTGATGCTCCGATTACCTTAA CTTCAGACACGAGCCACGAGGCCCACGTCTGCCAGCTTTGTGGGTGCTGGTACGAGACACGGCGGGGCCTCTCCAGCCACGCCCGAGCCCATCTTCGCCAGATTGGAATCCCTGACTCCGCTATAAAGGGGAGCCCTATTGAGTTCCTCTACAAGATGATGGAGGAGGACCCAAAGCACCTGAGcacagagctgcagcaggaaggtGCGTCCTCCCCCAAACGCCCCGCCCACCTGTCGTCTCCGCCCACAGCTCCTGCCAGCAAGCGTCCCAAGACGTCTGCAGACTTCACCTGCGTTCTGTGCGGGGAGCAGTTTGAAAACCGAAAGGGGCTGGGCAGCCACGCGCGCTCCCACCTGCGCCACATCGGGGTGAGCGACCTGGTGGGGAAAAGCTCTGCCATCGACACGGTGGAGGAGCTGGTCAGCAGCGGCATGATCGAAGTCATGCGCCCGCTGAAAACCACCGCTGCAAGCAGCTCCCCCACGGCGCCGCCCGCGGCCCCGCCCTCTCCCATGCTTCCTGCTTCCTCTCCGCCTCCAGGCCAAGCCAAGGCCACGTTTTTGTCCTCAGGTCCCTCCCAGAGTCCAAGGAAGAGCTCCCAGCTGCCCCGGCATCCCAGTAGCAGAGCTCCAAAGGCCAAGAAAGGTTTTCGGCTGGCAGTGGACCCACTGCTCCGGAAACCGAAGCCTGAGCCTGTGGAGGTGGAGGTGTCTGCTGAAGCCAAGACATCCAGCTCTGAGGGCAGCTCCTCTGCGCCAGATTTACCTGCAGCTCCCGCCTCTGCGGCGCCTCTCGACTCAG ACCTGCAGTCTCCTCCAACGGTTCTCTGCGACTTCTGCGGTCAGCTGTTCGAGACGCGGAAAGCCCTGTCCTGCCACGTCCGTGCCCACCTGCGCCAGCTCGGCCTCACCTGGTCGATAAGGACCTCTCCCATCGACCTCCTCAAAGAGGTCATGCTGCACGGCGAGGACAGGAAGAGCAAGCGGCCGTGGACTCCGCAGGCCTCCAAAAAGCCCCGGAGGAGCCTGTCAGCAGAGGACGGAGCTTCCACCTCCTGCACATCCCCTGTGGATTATTCCATGAAAGACAAGTCCCCGTCGGGGAAGGCTGCGGTGCCTCGTATGG ACACCTCCTGTGAGCTCTGCGGGTTTGACTTTGAGAACCGTAAGGCGCTGGCGAGCCATGCTCGGGCTCACCTGCGACAGCTGGGCATATTTGAGTGGAGGGCAGACGGCGCCACCTCGCCCATAGAGCTCCTCAGTGAAATCATCCAAAAAGATCCTGCCAGGGTGACCGAAATAACCAAACGCTACCGCTTTGGAGACCTCTACATCAAAAAG GCCCAGAGAGCCCAGAGATCTGCTTCCCCCTCCGCATGCCCGGACTCTGGCGCTGCGGCCGGTGGAAGCAGGAGGACGTTGGTGCAGCAGGAGCTCAAGGCCAGCAGGAAGGACCACAGCAGCATGAGCGTACACACTCCAAAAG GGGTCCATCCTCTGAAACACGGAGTGTCGTCGGGGCAGGATAACCGGAGCTCGCAGCGGCCGCCCCGCTCTGGCAGCATCCCCGCGCTGCTGCCAAAGCCCCCCCTCACCCCGCTGGTCAAACTGGTTGGGAAGATGTACTCCCTCAAGTGCAG GTTCTGTGAAGAGGTGTTTCATGGACCTCTGTCCGTTCAGGAGCAGTGGATCAGTCACCTGCAGAAACACATCCTGTCACTGGGCTACAAAAGcacagaagctcctcccccgACACCTGTGACTCCTCCTACTCTTGTTCATCCTGTCGCCGTCTAG